One Mercenaria mercenaria strain notata unplaced genomic scaffold, MADL_Memer_1 contig_3893, whole genome shotgun sequence DNA window includes the following coding sequences:
- the LOC128553499 gene encoding uncharacterized protein LOC128553499, which yields MSPYTESVYFFLFVLHMTDSLASYYISEGKSVWSDQSKQCRFATPEIDSCLDNRDECSLKIDNDIGMQASDDSIWIGYYKTDMAFEYIGCVAENKIPEGQKCSTDDIDKDPRRCYPECIGSNFIGLAKDKKCCCFEIIPPTWNGSDLLHSHCDAVCEKPVKVACGGKHRKKTYMSLYKINPNVKIGELSTESTEEGNYANCLKRNLLEGTSKWESCEKSHGAICSSGNSTEYVPDKSGKWVNSARQCFQRRKYPISYSTASSLKKIEEKSVWTGVFKMEIIYKLRQETSSGYMNSDIRYGYLSSGFYLHFTRENKTKRVLCEKGSIDTTTSSKNKVTKTTQSPPDTNTGVAVIVSTTVVLVIIVVVVTVVLVYKR from the exons ATGTCTCCCTACACTGAAAGTGTATATTTCTTCCTATTTGTGCTACATATGACAGATTCTTTAG ctTCCTATTATATATCAGAAGGAAAGTCAGTCTGGTCTGATCAGTCTAAACAATGCCGATTTGCAACGCCTGAAATTGATTCATGCTTGGACAATAGAGATGAATGTTCATTGAAAATAGATAACGATATTGGCATGCAGGCTTCGGACGACAGTATATGGATAGGGTATTATAAAACTGATATGGCATTCGAATATATTG GATGCGTGGCAGAAAACAAAATTCCTGAAGGCCAAAAATGTTCTACAGACGATATTGATAAGGATCCTCGCCGATGCTACCCAGAATGTATTGGGTCAAATTTCATCGGCTTAGCTAAGGACAAAAAG tgttgttgttttgaaattatacctCCCACGTGGAACGGCAGCGATCTACTCCATTCCCATTGTGATGCTGTCTGTGAAAAGCCTGTTAAGGTTGCTTGCGGTGGAAAGCATCGGAAAAAAACTTATATGTCTTTATACAAGATCAACCCGAACg TGAAAATCGGCGAACTATCCACAGAATCAACTGAGGAAGGAAATTACGCAAACTGTCTCAAAAGAAATCTTTTGGAAGGAACGTCTAAATGGGAAAGTTGTGAAAAGAGTCACGGAGCAATTTGCAGTTCTG GCAATAGTACCGAATATGTACCTGATAAAAGTGGGAAATGGGTAAATTCAGCAAGGCAATGCTTTCAGAGGAGAAAGTATCCTATATCGTATTCAACTGCATCATCGCTAAAAAAAATCGAAGAAAAGTCAGTGTGGACAGGCGtgtttaaaatggaaattatTTACAAGCTACGTCAGGAAACATCAA GTGGATATATGAACAGTGATATCAGATATGGATATCTTAGTAGCGGCTTCTACCTGCATTTTACCAGAGAAAATAAAACGAAGAGAGTGTTATGCGAAAAAG GGTCGATAGACACAACTACGTCAAGCAAGAATAAAGTCACCAAAACAACACAGTCACCACCAGATACAA
- the LOC128553498 gene encoding uncharacterized protein LOC128553498 isoform X2, with protein MATFNKSLCLLLVIYKITWSLGAYYISTSQRGTYEDKQCRMAVPGISKKGEARLDIKDLMDMDETLWIGYFKSEMAFEYIGCVKESDIPTDQNLSKESINGSLHKCYKKCQDLEVIGVTKEKCYCFDSSPHSWNKSLHHSSCNAFCKNSDSVFCRGTYTDGFYVSLYRTNPTVIQQKPTDNSKDNKKCLEFIPSKRDFDWKRCSDEKVVMYENTTSGALHAGYLQKEKKGEYFLRFTDGVSKKRVLCENETTDTTTSRDDQYIQTTQPSPGTKTTDTTKSRDDQQIQTTQPSPDSQTTGTTKSRDDQQIQTTQPSPDTNTGTAAIVSMIVVLVIIAIVIAVVLLHRRCKSSLRLDNRPKTETVAEYEYNYPEFTNKSTNAEANTPGDVLYNYPDFTLQDASNTGEIRIGLNTYDDSNIDGTYNKTNTGKKGYSSTYANEDCECNDEQAERVYNQLENDDYNVLGTRQKMVPDKTYDQAIQVQKSGTSASDDITYDSSMSSGVKLKKNVGGVTDNVYNTGNEIYNRIGEETETSGGKSDNLYGTKQMEKCKYMKPASDTDSQTYNSTSEISETCGLTDNPYSKLDTEHKDK; from the exons ATGGCTACCTTCAATAAGTCTTTGTGCTTGCTTCTAGTTATATATAAGATTACATGGTCTTTAG GTGCTTATTATATATCAACAAGCCAGAGGGGAACCTACGAAGACAAGCAGTGCCGGATGGCAGTTCCTGGGATTTCGAAAAAAGGTGAAGCACGCCTTGACATAAAGGACCTGATGGATATGGATGAAACTCTGTGGATAGGATACTTCAAGTCTGAAATGGCATTCGAATATATTG GCTGTGTAAAAGAAAGTGATATTCCTACAGACCAAAATCTATCAAAAGAAAGTATAAATGGCAGTCTTCACAAGTGTTACAAAAAATGTCAAGATTTAGAGGTTATTGGTGTAACAAAGGAAAAG TGTTACTGCTTTGATAGTTCACCACACTCCTGGAACAAATCCCTACACCATTCCAGCTGtaatgctttttgcaagaattctgACAGCGTTTTTTGCAGAGGAACTTACACCGACGGATTTTACGTGTCTTTGTATAGGACCAACCCAACTG taatacaacAGAAACCGACTGACAACTCAAAAGACAACAAAAAGTGTCTCGAGTTTATACCATCGAAAAGAGATTTTGATTGGAAAAGGTGCAGTGATGAGAAAGTTGTCATGT ATGAAAATACGACAAGTGGTGCCTTGCATGCCGGATATCTTCAGAAAGAAAAAAAGGGCGAATATTTTCTTCGCTTTACCGATGGCGTTTCCAAAAAGAGAGTATTATGTGAAAATG AGACTACAGACACAACTACATCGAGAGACGACCAATATATCCAGACTACGCAGCCATCACCGGGTACAA aGACGACAGACACAACTAAATCGAGAGATGATCAACAAATCCAAACTACTCAGCCATCACCAGATTCAC aaacAACAGGCACAACTAAATCGAGAGATGACCAACAAATCCAGACTACGCAGCCATCACCGGATACAA ATACAGGTACTGCTGCCATCGTTTCTATGATTGTGGTGCTGGTCATAATAGCTATTGTGATAGCTGTTGTACTCTTACACAGAAG GTGCAAGTCTTCACTACGACTAGACAATAGGCCAAAAACAGAAACAGTGGCCGAATATGAATACAACTATCCGGAATTCACAAACAAAAGCACAAATGCAGAAGCGAACACACCGGGCGATGTTCTTTACAACTATCCCGACTTTACGTTACAAGATGCAAGCAACACAGGAGAAATTAGAATCGGATTAAACACATATGATGACAGTAATATAGATGGTAcctataacaaaacaaacactggaAAGAAGGGTTACTCTAGTACATATGCAAATGAAGACTGTGAATGTAATGATGAACAAGCAGAGCGTGTTTATAACCAGCTTGAAAATGATGACTACAACGTCCTTGGCACACGACAGAAAATGGTACCAGATAAAACTTACGACCAAGCTATCCAAGTACAAAAAAGTGGAACCAGCGCATCAGACGATATCACGTATGACTCAAGTATGTCATCTGGTGTAAAGCTAAAGAAAAATGTCGGTGGGGTTACAGATAATGTTTATAATACAGGAAATGAGATCTACAACAGAATTGGCGAAGAAACAGAAACAAGTGGTGGTAAAAGTGATAACTTATATGGAACTAAGCAAatggaaaaatgtaaatatatgaaaccgGCTTCTGATACCGATTCTCAAACTTACAATAGCACGTCTGAAATCAGTGAAACATGTGGTTTAACTgacaacccatattcaaaacttgATACTGAACATAAAGATAAATGA
- the LOC128553498 gene encoding uncharacterized protein LOC128553498 isoform X3: MSFLSVFRLTLLKQIPNHYFVSKGAYYISTSQRGTYEDKQCRMAVPGISKKGEARLDIKDLMDMDETLWIGYFKSEMAFEYIGCVKESDIPTDQNLSKESINGSLHKCYKKCQDLEVIGVTKEKCYCFDSSPHSWNKSLHHSSCNAFCKNSDSVFCRGTYTDGFYVSLYRTNPTVIQQKPTDNSKDNKKCLEFIPSKRDFDWKRCSDEKVVMYENTTSGALHAGYLQKEKKGEYFLRFTDGVSKKRVLCENETTDTTTSRDDQYIQTTQPSPETTDTTKSRDDQQIQTTQPSPDSQTTGTTKSRDDQQIQTTQPSPDTNTGTAAIVSMIVVLVIIAIVIAVVLLHRRCKSSLRLDNRPKTETVAEYEYNYPEFTNKSTNAEANTPGDVLYNYPDFTLQDASNTGEIRIGLNTYDDSNIDGTYNKTNTGKKGYSSTYANEDCECNDEQAERVYNQLENDDYNVLGTRQKMVPDKTYDQAIQVQKSGTSASDDITYDSSMSSGVKLKKNVGGVTDNVYNTGNEIYNRIGEETETSGGKSDNLYGTKQMEKCKYMKPASDTDSQTYNSTSEISETCGLTDNPYSKLDTEHKDK; encoded by the exons ATGTCTTTTTTGTCGGTCTTTAGGCTAACGCTTCTCAAGCAAATACCAAACCATTATTTTGTATCCAAAGGTGCTTATTATATATCAACAAGCCAGAGGGGAACCTACGAAGACAAGCAGTGCCGGATGGCAGTTCCTGGGATTTCGAAAAAAGGTGAAGCACGCCTTGACATAAAGGACCTGATGGATATGGATGAAACTCTGTGGATAGGATACTTCAAGTCTGAAATGGCATTCGAATATATTG GCTGTGTAAAAGAAAGTGATATTCCTACAGACCAAAATCTATCAAAAGAAAGTATAAATGGCAGTCTTCACAAGTGTTACAAAAAATGTCAAGATTTAGAGGTTATTGGTGTAACAAAGGAAAAG TGTTACTGCTTTGATAGTTCACCACACTCCTGGAACAAATCCCTACACCATTCCAGCTGtaatgctttttgcaagaattctgACAGCGTTTTTTGCAGAGGAACTTACACCGACGGATTTTACGTGTCTTTGTATAGGACCAACCCAACTG taatacaacAGAAACCGACTGACAACTCAAAAGACAACAAAAAGTGTCTCGAGTTTATACCATCGAAAAGAGATTTTGATTGGAAAAGGTGCAGTGATGAGAAAGTTGTCATGT ATGAAAATACGACAAGTGGTGCCTTGCATGCCGGATATCTTCAGAAAGAAAAAAAGGGCGAATATTTTCTTCGCTTTACCGATGGCGTTTCCAAAAAGAGAGTATTATGTGAAAATG AGACTACAGACACAACTACATCGAGAGACGACCAATATATCCAGACTACGCAGCCATCACCGG aGACGACAGACACAACTAAATCGAGAGATGATCAACAAATCCAAACTACTCAGCCATCACCAGATTCAC aaacAACAGGCACAACTAAATCGAGAGATGACCAACAAATCCAGACTACGCAGCCATCACCGGATACAA ATACAGGTACTGCTGCCATCGTTTCTATGATTGTGGTGCTGGTCATAATAGCTATTGTGATAGCTGTTGTACTCTTACACAGAAG GTGCAAGTCTTCACTACGACTAGACAATAGGCCAAAAACAGAAACAGTGGCCGAATATGAATACAACTATCCGGAATTCACAAACAAAAGCACAAATGCAGAAGCGAACACACCGGGCGATGTTCTTTACAACTATCCCGACTTTACGTTACAAGATGCAAGCAACACAGGAGAAATTAGAATCGGATTAAACACATATGATGACAGTAATATAGATGGTAcctataacaaaacaaacactggaAAGAAGGGTTACTCTAGTACATATGCAAATGAAGACTGTGAATGTAATGATGAACAAGCAGAGCGTGTTTATAACCAGCTTGAAAATGATGACTACAACGTCCTTGGCACACGACAGAAAATGGTACCAGATAAAACTTACGACCAAGCTATCCAAGTACAAAAAAGTGGAACCAGCGCATCAGACGATATCACGTATGACTCAAGTATGTCATCTGGTGTAAAGCTAAAGAAAAATGTCGGTGGGGTTACAGATAATGTTTATAATACAGGAAATGAGATCTACAACAGAATTGGCGAAGAAACAGAAACAAGTGGTGGTAAAAGTGATAACTTATATGGAACTAAGCAAatggaaaaatgtaaatatatgaaaccgGCTTCTGATACCGATTCTCAAACTTACAATAGCACGTCTGAAATCAGTGAAACATGTGGTTTAACTgacaacccatattcaaaacttgATACTGAACATAAAGATAAATGA
- the LOC128553498 gene encoding uncharacterized protein LOC128553498 isoform X1 has translation MSFLSVFRLTLLKQIPNHYFVSKGAYYISTSQRGTYEDKQCRMAVPGISKKGEARLDIKDLMDMDETLWIGYFKSEMAFEYIGCVKESDIPTDQNLSKESINGSLHKCYKKCQDLEVIGVTKEKCYCFDSSPHSWNKSLHHSSCNAFCKNSDSVFCRGTYTDGFYVSLYRTNPTVIQQKPTDNSKDNKKCLEFIPSKRDFDWKRCSDEKVVMYENTTSGALHAGYLQKEKKGEYFLRFTDGVSKKRVLCENETTDTTTSRDDQYIQTTQPSPGTKTTDTTKSRDDQQIQTTQPSPDSQTTGTTKSRDDQQIQTTQPSPDTNTGTAAIVSMIVVLVIIAIVIAVVLLHRRCKSSLRLDNRPKTETVAEYEYNYPEFTNKSTNAEANTPGDVLYNYPDFTLQDASNTGEIRIGLNTYDDSNIDGTYNKTNTGKKGYSSTYANEDCECNDEQAERVYNQLENDDYNVLGTRQKMVPDKTYDQAIQVQKSGTSASDDITYDSSMSSGVKLKKNVGGVTDNVYNTGNEIYNRIGEETETSGGKSDNLYGTKQMEKCKYMKPASDTDSQTYNSTSEISETCGLTDNPYSKLDTEHKDK, from the exons ATGTCTTTTTTGTCGGTCTTTAGGCTAACGCTTCTCAAGCAAATACCAAACCATTATTTTGTATCCAAAGGTGCTTATTATATATCAACAAGCCAGAGGGGAACCTACGAAGACAAGCAGTGCCGGATGGCAGTTCCTGGGATTTCGAAAAAAGGTGAAGCACGCCTTGACATAAAGGACCTGATGGATATGGATGAAACTCTGTGGATAGGATACTTCAAGTCTGAAATGGCATTCGAATATATTG GCTGTGTAAAAGAAAGTGATATTCCTACAGACCAAAATCTATCAAAAGAAAGTATAAATGGCAGTCTTCACAAGTGTTACAAAAAATGTCAAGATTTAGAGGTTATTGGTGTAACAAAGGAAAAG TGTTACTGCTTTGATAGTTCACCACACTCCTGGAACAAATCCCTACACCATTCCAGCTGtaatgctttttgcaagaattctgACAGCGTTTTTTGCAGAGGAACTTACACCGACGGATTTTACGTGTCTTTGTATAGGACCAACCCAACTG taatacaacAGAAACCGACTGACAACTCAAAAGACAACAAAAAGTGTCTCGAGTTTATACCATCGAAAAGAGATTTTGATTGGAAAAGGTGCAGTGATGAGAAAGTTGTCATGT ATGAAAATACGACAAGTGGTGCCTTGCATGCCGGATATCTTCAGAAAGAAAAAAAGGGCGAATATTTTCTTCGCTTTACCGATGGCGTTTCCAAAAAGAGAGTATTATGTGAAAATG AGACTACAGACACAACTACATCGAGAGACGACCAATATATCCAGACTACGCAGCCATCACCGGGTACAA aGACGACAGACACAACTAAATCGAGAGATGATCAACAAATCCAAACTACTCAGCCATCACCAGATTCAC aaacAACAGGCACAACTAAATCGAGAGATGACCAACAAATCCAGACTACGCAGCCATCACCGGATACAA ATACAGGTACTGCTGCCATCGTTTCTATGATTGTGGTGCTGGTCATAATAGCTATTGTGATAGCTGTTGTACTCTTACACAGAAG GTGCAAGTCTTCACTACGACTAGACAATAGGCCAAAAACAGAAACAGTGGCCGAATATGAATACAACTATCCGGAATTCACAAACAAAAGCACAAATGCAGAAGCGAACACACCGGGCGATGTTCTTTACAACTATCCCGACTTTACGTTACAAGATGCAAGCAACACAGGAGAAATTAGAATCGGATTAAACACATATGATGACAGTAATATAGATGGTAcctataacaaaacaaacactggaAAGAAGGGTTACTCTAGTACATATGCAAATGAAGACTGTGAATGTAATGATGAACAAGCAGAGCGTGTTTATAACCAGCTTGAAAATGATGACTACAACGTCCTTGGCACACGACAGAAAATGGTACCAGATAAAACTTACGACCAAGCTATCCAAGTACAAAAAAGTGGAACCAGCGCATCAGACGATATCACGTATGACTCAAGTATGTCATCTGGTGTAAAGCTAAAGAAAAATGTCGGTGGGGTTACAGATAATGTTTATAATACAGGAAATGAGATCTACAACAGAATTGGCGAAGAAACAGAAACAAGTGGTGGTAAAAGTGATAACTTATATGGAACTAAGCAAatggaaaaatgtaaatatatgaaaccgGCTTCTGATACCGATTCTCAAACTTACAATAGCACGTCTGAAATCAGTGAAACATGTGGTTTAACTgacaacccatattcaaaacttgATACTGAACATAAAGATAAATGA
- the LOC128553498 gene encoding uncharacterized protein LOC128553498 isoform X5, whose protein sequence is MKIVYTTLLCSCNIIDKCVNRHNVIWRWTLLVSGGSFLPCCVKESDIPTDQNLSKESINGSLHKCYKKCQDLEVIGVTKEKCYCFDSSPHSWNKSLHHSSCNAFCKNSDSVFCRGTYTDGFYVSLYRTNPTVIQQKPTDNSKDNKKCLEFIPSKRDFDWKRCSDEKVVMYENTTSGALHAGYLQKEKKGEYFLRFTDGVSKKRVLCENETTDTTTSRDDQYIQTTQPSPGTKTTDTTKSRDDQQIQTTQPSPDSQTTGTTKSRDDQQIQTTQPSPDTNTGTAAIVSMIVVLVIIAIVIAVVLLHRRCKSSLRLDNRPKTETVAEYEYNYPEFTNKSTNAEANTPGDVLYNYPDFTLQDASNTGEIRIGLNTYDDSNIDGTYNKTNTGKKGYSSTYANEDCECNDEQAERVYNQLENDDYNVLGTRQKMVPDKTYDQAIQVQKSGTSASDDITYDSSMSSGVKLKKNVGGVTDNVYNTGNEIYNRIGEETETSGGKSDNLYGTKQMEKCKYMKPASDTDSQTYNSTSEISETCGLTDNPYSKLDTEHKDK, encoded by the exons ATGAAAATTGTTTATACTACACTTTTATGTTCTTGTAATATTATAGATAAATGTGTAAACCGCCACAACGTTATTTGGCGATGGACATTACTGGTATCTGGTGGTTCGTTTCTACCAT GCTGTGTAAAAGAAAGTGATATTCCTACAGACCAAAATCTATCAAAAGAAAGTATAAATGGCAGTCTTCACAAGTGTTACAAAAAATGTCAAGATTTAGAGGTTATTGGTGTAACAAAGGAAAAG TGTTACTGCTTTGATAGTTCACCACACTCCTGGAACAAATCCCTACACCATTCCAGCTGtaatgctttttgcaagaattctgACAGCGTTTTTTGCAGAGGAACTTACACCGACGGATTTTACGTGTCTTTGTATAGGACCAACCCAACTG taatacaacAGAAACCGACTGACAACTCAAAAGACAACAAAAAGTGTCTCGAGTTTATACCATCGAAAAGAGATTTTGATTGGAAAAGGTGCAGTGATGAGAAAGTTGTCATGT ATGAAAATACGACAAGTGGTGCCTTGCATGCCGGATATCTTCAGAAAGAAAAAAAGGGCGAATATTTTCTTCGCTTTACCGATGGCGTTTCCAAAAAGAGAGTATTATGTGAAAATG AGACTACAGACACAACTACATCGAGAGACGACCAATATATCCAGACTACGCAGCCATCACCGGGTACAA aGACGACAGACACAACTAAATCGAGAGATGATCAACAAATCCAAACTACTCAGCCATCACCAGATTCAC aaacAACAGGCACAACTAAATCGAGAGATGACCAACAAATCCAGACTACGCAGCCATCACCGGATACAA ATACAGGTACTGCTGCCATCGTTTCTATGATTGTGGTGCTGGTCATAATAGCTATTGTGATAGCTGTTGTACTCTTACACAGAAG GTGCAAGTCTTCACTACGACTAGACAATAGGCCAAAAACAGAAACAGTGGCCGAATATGAATACAACTATCCGGAATTCACAAACAAAAGCACAAATGCAGAAGCGAACACACCGGGCGATGTTCTTTACAACTATCCCGACTTTACGTTACAAGATGCAAGCAACACAGGAGAAATTAGAATCGGATTAAACACATATGATGACAGTAATATAGATGGTAcctataacaaaacaaacactggaAAGAAGGGTTACTCTAGTACATATGCAAATGAAGACTGTGAATGTAATGATGAACAAGCAGAGCGTGTTTATAACCAGCTTGAAAATGATGACTACAACGTCCTTGGCACACGACAGAAAATGGTACCAGATAAAACTTACGACCAAGCTATCCAAGTACAAAAAAGTGGAACCAGCGCATCAGACGATATCACGTATGACTCAAGTATGTCATCTGGTGTAAAGCTAAAGAAAAATGTCGGTGGGGTTACAGATAATGTTTATAATACAGGAAATGAGATCTACAACAGAATTGGCGAAGAAACAGAAACAAGTGGTGGTAAAAGTGATAACTTATATGGAACTAAGCAAatggaaaaatgtaaatatatgaaaccgGCTTCTGATACCGATTCTCAAACTTACAATAGCACGTCTGAAATCAGTGAAACATGTGGTTTAACTgacaacccatattcaaaacttgATACTGAACATAAAGATAAATGA
- the LOC128553498 gene encoding uncharacterized protein LOC128553498 isoform X4 has product MSFLSVFRLTLLKQIPNHYFVSKGAYYISTSQRGTYEDKQCRMAVPGISKKGEARLDIKDLMDMDETLWIGYFKSEMAFEYIGCVKESDIPTDQNLSKESINGSLHKCYKKCQDLEVIGVTKEKCYCFDSSPHSWNKSLHHSSCNAFCKNSDSVFCRGTYTDGFYVSLYRTNPTVIQQKPTDNSKDNKKCLEFIPSKRDFDWKRCSDEKVVMYENTTSGALHAGYLQKEKKGEYFLRFTDGVSKKRVLCENETTDTTTSRDDQYIQTTQPSPETTGTTKSRDDQQIQTTQPSPDTNTGTAAIVSMIVVLVIIAIVIAVVLLHRRCKSSLRLDNRPKTETVAEYEYNYPEFTNKSTNAEANTPGDVLYNYPDFTLQDASNTGEIRIGLNTYDDSNIDGTYNKTNTGKKGYSSTYANEDCECNDEQAERVYNQLENDDYNVLGTRQKMVPDKTYDQAIQVQKSGTSASDDITYDSSMSSGVKLKKNVGGVTDNVYNTGNEIYNRIGEETETSGGKSDNLYGTKQMEKCKYMKPASDTDSQTYNSTSEISETCGLTDNPYSKLDTEHKDK; this is encoded by the exons ATGTCTTTTTTGTCGGTCTTTAGGCTAACGCTTCTCAAGCAAATACCAAACCATTATTTTGTATCCAAAGGTGCTTATTATATATCAACAAGCCAGAGGGGAACCTACGAAGACAAGCAGTGCCGGATGGCAGTTCCTGGGATTTCGAAAAAAGGTGAAGCACGCCTTGACATAAAGGACCTGATGGATATGGATGAAACTCTGTGGATAGGATACTTCAAGTCTGAAATGGCATTCGAATATATTG GCTGTGTAAAAGAAAGTGATATTCCTACAGACCAAAATCTATCAAAAGAAAGTATAAATGGCAGTCTTCACAAGTGTTACAAAAAATGTCAAGATTTAGAGGTTATTGGTGTAACAAAGGAAAAG TGTTACTGCTTTGATAGTTCACCACACTCCTGGAACAAATCCCTACACCATTCCAGCTGtaatgctttttgcaagaattctgACAGCGTTTTTTGCAGAGGAACTTACACCGACGGATTTTACGTGTCTTTGTATAGGACCAACCCAACTG taatacaacAGAAACCGACTGACAACTCAAAAGACAACAAAAAGTGTCTCGAGTTTATACCATCGAAAAGAGATTTTGATTGGAAAAGGTGCAGTGATGAGAAAGTTGTCATGT ATGAAAATACGACAAGTGGTGCCTTGCATGCCGGATATCTTCAGAAAGAAAAAAAGGGCGAATATTTTCTTCGCTTTACCGATGGCGTTTCCAAAAAGAGAGTATTATGTGAAAATG AGACTACAGACACAACTACATCGAGAGACGACCAATATATCCAGACTACGCAGCCATCACCGG aaacAACAGGCACAACTAAATCGAGAGATGACCAACAAATCCAGACTACGCAGCCATCACCGGATACAA ATACAGGTACTGCTGCCATCGTTTCTATGATTGTGGTGCTGGTCATAATAGCTATTGTGATAGCTGTTGTACTCTTACACAGAAG GTGCAAGTCTTCACTACGACTAGACAATAGGCCAAAAACAGAAACAGTGGCCGAATATGAATACAACTATCCGGAATTCACAAACAAAAGCACAAATGCAGAAGCGAACACACCGGGCGATGTTCTTTACAACTATCCCGACTTTACGTTACAAGATGCAAGCAACACAGGAGAAATTAGAATCGGATTAAACACATATGATGACAGTAATATAGATGGTAcctataacaaaacaaacactggaAAGAAGGGTTACTCTAGTACATATGCAAATGAAGACTGTGAATGTAATGATGAACAAGCAGAGCGTGTTTATAACCAGCTTGAAAATGATGACTACAACGTCCTTGGCACACGACAGAAAATGGTACCAGATAAAACTTACGACCAAGCTATCCAAGTACAAAAAAGTGGAACCAGCGCATCAGACGATATCACGTATGACTCAAGTATGTCATCTGGTGTAAAGCTAAAGAAAAATGTCGGTGGGGTTACAGATAATGTTTATAATACAGGAAATGAGATCTACAACAGAATTGGCGAAGAAACAGAAACAAGTGGTGGTAAAAGTGATAACTTATATGGAACTAAGCAAatggaaaaatgtaaatatatgaaaccgGCTTCTGATACCGATTCTCAAACTTACAATAGCACGTCTGAAATCAGTGAAACATGTGGTTTAACTgacaacccatattcaaaacttgATACTGAACATAAAGATAAATGA